In Arachis stenosperma cultivar V10309 chromosome 1, arast.V10309.gnm1.PFL2, whole genome shotgun sequence, one DNA window encodes the following:
- the LOC130944864 gene encoding UPF0548 protein At2g17695-like isoform X1, producing the protein MFNFIIFFLFFLVLLCFMLYTPMTCLLNCLTENGVLELGSAISTRPKGLHKKYHILNRSGTFNYDIKFKGATAKSLSSLEQDEGLSKDGFLLNNKRVLLGSGVETFEKSKAALKSWSHLGLDWAFVDPKTTIKEGEKFCVCVKELLPWVMMPLQVVYVNESRKRKGVASFGFGSGTLHGHLLAGEERFSVEIDEKNEVWYEVLSFSKPAHALSVLALPYVKLRQNYFAHESAKLMQNHVITSSK; encoded by the exons atgtttaattttataattttctttttgttttttctagTGTTACTTTGCTTCATGCTCTACACGCCAATGACATGTTTGTTAAATTGCCTAACAGAAAATGGTGTTCTGGAGCTGGGGTCGGCCATCTCCACAAGACCAAAAGGCTTGCAtaaaaaa TACCACATTCTTAACAGGTCAGGTACTTTCAACTATGATATTAAATTTAAAGGGGCTACTGCTAAATCATTGTCTTCCCTTGAACAAGATGAAGGGTTGTCCAAAGATGGGTTTTTACTTAACAACAAACGAGTTCTGTTAGGTTCTGGTGTTGAGACTTTTGAGAAGAGCAAGGCTGCCCTCAAAAGTTGGAG TCATTTGGGGTTGGATTGGGCATTTGTTGATCCAAAGACAACAATTAAAGAAGGAGAGAAGTTTTGTGTTTGTGTGAAGGAGTTGCTGCCATGGGTGATGATGCCTCTTCAGGTTGTGTATGTTAATGAAAGTAGAAAGAGAAAAGGTGTAGCATCCTTTggttttggaagtggaactcttcatggtcacttactg GCAGGCGAAGAGCGATTCTCGGTGGAGATCGACGAGAAGAATGAAGTGTGGTATGAAGTACTTTCTTTCTCAAAGCCTGCACATGCCTTATCAGTTCTTGCACTCCCATATGTCAAGCTTAGACAAAATTATTTTGCTCATGAATCTGCCAAACTAATGCAGAACCATGTCATTACTTCTTCAAAATAG
- the LOC130944864 gene encoding UPF0548 protein At2g17695-like isoform X2 → MVFWSWGRPSPQDQKACIKKSGTFNYDIKFKGATAKSLSSLEQDEGLSKDGFLLNNKRVLLGSGVETFEKSKAALKSWSHLGLDWAFVDPKTTIKEGEKFCVCVKELLPWVMMPLQVVYVNESRKRKGVASFGFGSGTLHGHLLAGEERFSVEIDEKNEVWYEVLSFSKPAHALSVLALPYVKLRQNYFAHESAKLMQNHVITSSK, encoded by the exons ATGGTGTTCTGGAGCTGGGGTCGGCCATCTCCACAAGACCAAAAGGCTTGCAtaaaaaa GTCAGGTACTTTCAACTATGATATTAAATTTAAAGGGGCTACTGCTAAATCATTGTCTTCCCTTGAACAAGATGAAGGGTTGTCCAAAGATGGGTTTTTACTTAACAACAAACGAGTTCTGTTAGGTTCTGGTGTTGAGACTTTTGAGAAGAGCAAGGCTGCCCTCAAAAGTTGGAG TCATTTGGGGTTGGATTGGGCATTTGTTGATCCAAAGACAACAATTAAAGAAGGAGAGAAGTTTTGTGTTTGTGTGAAGGAGTTGCTGCCATGGGTGATGATGCCTCTTCAGGTTGTGTATGTTAATGAAAGTAGAAAGAGAAAAGGTGTAGCATCCTTTggttttggaagtggaactcttcatggtcacttactg GCAGGCGAAGAGCGATTCTCGGTGGAGATCGACGAGAAGAATGAAGTGTGGTATGAAGTACTTTCTTTCTCAAAGCCTGCACATGCCTTATCAGTTCTTGCACTCCCATATGTCAAGCTTAGACAAAATTATTTTGCTCATGAATCTGCCAAACTAATGCAGAACCATGTCATTACTTCTTCAAAATAG